The DNA sequence CCCCAGCGGTCGGCGAGTTCGTCGACGAGGAAGAGACCGCGGCCGCTGACGTCCATCTCCTGGACCGGCATCAGACAGGGCAGTCCGCGGGAGGGGTCGCGCACCTCGACCCGGATCCAGCCGCGCCGTTGGCGCATACGGAGGCCGAAGACACGGGCGCCGGTGTGGCGGACCGCGTTGCCGACGAGTTCGGAGACGAGGAGGACGGCGTCCTCGGTGGTCCCCGCGGTGAGGCCCCAGTGACGCAGGATGACGACCTGGACCAGCCGGCGGGCGGTGGCGGCGGACTCGGGCCGGGACGGGAGCGGAACTTCCGCATCCGCCGGGTTGCCGTACAACTCCAGCGCCTTGAGACCGTGTTCGTCCTCGACCGTCGGCGACCAGCGCGACGCGGTCGCACGTCCGTCTCCCCGCGGCTGTTCCATGCCCTCCAGCCCCGCCATACCCCCATCATGGCCGCCCACGGGGCCCTCCGTGGCCGTTCCGGGGGAATACGCCCCCCGTGCGCCCCCACCCACCACCCGTCCGGAGGCATATGCCGATGGCACTGCGGAGTCGCTGAAACCCCGTCCCACCTGCGGAAAGGGCACACTCTCAGGCAAGCGACGGGCTCCCTCGACACGAGCGGCTTAAGGGTGCGTCAAGGCTCCCACAAACCCCCCATCGAGGGACCCCGGGTAAGACATCGCGTCAATTGCAAGCCCTGGTAGGAACTTTCGGCGGGGTCAGACGAACTTCGCCTTGCCGGGTCCCTCCTCCACGAAGCTGCGCATGCCCCGCTCGCGGTCCTCGGTGGCGAACAGGCCCGCGAACCAGTTGCGTTCGACGGCCAGACCGGTGTCGATGTCCGTCTCGAGACCGGTGTCGACCGACTCCTTGGCCGCGCGCAGCGCGATCGCGGGCCCCTGGGCCAGCTTCGCCGCCCACGCGTGCGCCTGCTCGTAGACCTCCCCGGCGGGGACCACGCGGTCCACCAGGCCGAGCGCCAGCGCCTCGTCGGCCCGGACCTGACGCCCCGTGAAGATGAGGTCCTTGGCCCGGGAGGGGCCGATCAGCCGGGACAGGCGCTGGGTGCCGCCCGCGCCCGGGATGAGGCCGAGCAGGATCTCGGGCTGGCCCAGCTTGGCGTTCTCCCCCGCGATGCGGTAGTCGGCGCAGAGCGCCAGCTCGCAGCCCCCGCCGAGGGCGTAGCCGGTGACGGCGGCGACCACCGGCTTGGGGATGCGGGCCACGGCCGTGAAGGAGTCCTGGAGGGCACGGGCCCGCGCGACCATCGCCGCGTGGTCCATGGCCTGCATCTCCTTGATGTCCGCGCCCGCCGCGAACACCTTCTCCCCGCCGTACAGGACCACGGCGCGCACGTCGTCGCGGCGGGCGGCCTCCTCGGCGAGCTCCTTCAGACGGTCCTGGGTGGCGATGTCCAGCGCGTTCATGGGCGGGCGGTCCAGGCGCAGCGTGCCGACGCCCTCGGCGACTTCGAGATGTACGGTCATGCCAGCAGGTTAACGGGCACTAACGGCGTCGGCCCCGGTGCCGTACCTCACACGCACCGGGGCCGAACGCGTCGCGGGCGCTACGCCTTCCACTTCTCCCAGGACATGTTCCAGCCGTTGAGGCCGTTGTCCGGGGCGATGACGGCGTCGTCGGAGTTCTTGACCTCCACGACGTCGCCGAGCAGCGAGTTGTCGAAGAACCAGGCGGCCGGTGCCCCCTTGTCCCAGCCGCCGCGCACGTCGCGCAGCCCGACGCAGCCGTGGCTGGCGTTGCGGTTGCCGAAGGCGTCGCCGCCCCAGTAGTTGCCGTGGATGAAGGTGCCGGAGGTGGACAGGCGCATGGCGTGCGGGACGTCCTTGATGTCGTACTCGCCGCCGTAGCCGACCGTCTCGCCGTTCATCCGGGTGACCGTCAGCTTCTCGCTGATGACCATCTTGCCGTTCCAGGTCTCGTAGCCGGGCGCGCCGGTGGTGACCGGGATGGTCTTGACGACCTTGCCGTCCCGCGTGACCTTCATCGTGAGCTTCTTGGCGTCGACGACGGAGACCTGGCTGCGGCCGATGGTGAAGGAGACGGTCTTGGACTGCTTGCCGTAGACGCCGTCGCGGCCCTCCACGCCGTCGAGGTTGAGGTCGACGGTGACCTTGGTGCCGGCCTTCCAGTACTTCTCCGGACGGAAGTCGAGGCGGTCGTTGCCGAACCAGTGGCCCTCGACCTCGACGGCCGGCTCGGTGGTGATGCGGATGGCCTTCTCGACGTCCTCGGGGTGTGTGATGCCCCGGGTGAAGCGCAGCGAGAACGGCATTCCGACGCCGACCTTCGAGCCGTCCTCCGGAGTGAAGCTGCCCACGAAGGTGTTCTTCGGCGTCAGGGTGGTGAAACCGGAGTCCTCGGCCGCGGTGCGGCCCTCGGAGTCCTTGGCGACCGCGTGCACCGTGTACGCGGTGGAGGCGGCCAGGTGGGTCGACGGCGTCCAGGAGG is a window from the Streptomyces capillispiralis genome containing:
- a CDS encoding ATP-binding protein, which encodes MPSAYASGRVVGGGARGAYSPGTATEGPVGGHDGGMAGLEGMEQPRGDGRATASRWSPTVEDEHGLKALELYGNPADAEVPLPSRPESAATARRLVQVVILRHWGLTAGTTEDAVLLVSELVGNAVRHTGARVFGLRMRQRRGWIRVEVRDPSRGLPCLMPVQEMDVSGRGLFLVDELADRWGVDLLPRGKTTWFEMRVADR
- a CDS encoding enoyl-CoA hydratase/isomerase family protein, giving the protein MTVHLEVAEGVGTLRLDRPPMNALDIATQDRLKELAEEAARRDDVRAVVLYGGEKVFAAGADIKEMQAMDHAAMVARARALQDSFTAVARIPKPVVAAVTGYALGGGCELALCADYRIAGENAKLGQPEILLGLIPGAGGTQRLSRLIGPSRAKDLIFTGRQVRADEALALGLVDRVVPAGEVYEQAHAWAAKLAQGPAIALRAAKESVDTGLETDIDTGLAVERNWFAGLFATEDRERGMRSFVEEGPGKAKFV
- a CDS encoding L,D-transpeptidase gives rise to the protein MNVGPISGATPVGARGRGGRRLAALALGVMLAVTACGGGESGSGSGRGDGKDKDSTAAQSKQSEAVVGITPEDGAKSVRTSGALKVTAAKGKLTEVVVKDPDGGRIEGKISGDGASWTPSTHLAASTAYTVHAVAKDSEGRTAAEDSGFTTLTPKNTFVGSFTPEDGSKVGVGMPFSLRFTRGITHPEDVEKAIRITTEPAVEVEGHWFGNDRLDFRPEKYWKAGTKVTVDLNLDGVEGRDGVYGKQSKTVSFTIGRSQVSVVDAKKLTMKVTRDGKVVKTIPVTTGAPGYETWNGKMVISEKLTVTRMNGETVGYGGEYDIKDVPHAMRLSTSGTFIHGNYWGGDAFGNRNASHGCVGLRDVRGGWDKGAPAAWFFDNSLLGDVVEVKNSDDAVIAPDNGLNGWNMSWEKWKA